Genomic window (Acinonyx jubatus isolate Ajub_Pintada_27869175 chromosome B1, VMU_Ajub_asm_v1.0, whole genome shotgun sequence):
GCTTTCCAAACTGTCCTGGTCTTTAGTTTGGGGACTTTTTCAAGTCCCGCCggctcccgccccctccccctcgccctccccctccccgacccccgGGGCTGGATTTCGCCTCCCTCCCCGTGCCTTTGTTGAATTCCGTGACTTTTCCGAAGTAATCGAACTGAGCATTGCctcaccccattttttttttcccaccctggcagaaggaagtaaagaaataaaaacgacCTGCGAGAGAAGTCGGGGAAATAATGCCCCCAAGCCGAGGTCGGCAGGAGGCAAGCCCGCGGCGGGGCCCAACACGCGGGGCGGGAGACCGTCCCTACCTGgggccgggcggcggcggggTCGGGGTCGGGGCGCCCATGGCTTCGCCGGCCTCGGGCGGCTTTGCCGGCCTCGGGCGGCGGCGCCGGGAAACGCCAGCGGCTCAGCGCCGCCCGGAGCCCGCCGCGCTCGCAGCGGCCGCCCCGGCGCCGTCATTGGGCCGGCGCGTCACGTGGCGCGGCCGGCGGGCGAGCCTCCCCGGCACGCGTAACCCTTTACCTGCGCGCCCCGGACCGCGCGGGGCCCCGGCGGCTCGACCCCCCGACCCCCGGAGCCGGGCTGGCCCTCCCTCCGCGCGCGCGGAAGCAGCAAACCCGGGCGCTCGCGACGACCCGGGCGCGTGTCTACCGCCTGCCGGTGCCGGGAAACGTCTCGGTGCCTACTTTTCTGTCGCGCTGGACAGAGAAGGGAGCCCCCTGTGAATCCGTACGTGCACGTAAGCGCACCCCCTGGCAAACAGATCTGTACCCCTCACCCccgtgtttttgtgtgtttgtttccttctcagtTCTGGTTCATCCGCTGAGACCCGCTGTGTGCACTATCGCCTGCCTGCACCATCAGAGATGATGGGCTGACACACAGCGCGGACGCTGCCACGACGTAACTCCCAGGGAAGCTGCACACACTCGCCTGCACCCTGGACACCAAAGTGGGAGTTCGGCGAGGCCAcgctttcccccttccctctcttttcctgggCTCTTGGCACCGCGGCTGCAGCCCTGCGTGCACACCTGCTGAGCTCCACGCGGTACTTTGTTGCAGTGCGTGCACCTAAGGTGGGTGGAGAGCTGGGGGCTCTTCCTTAAAATACTAACTACTTAGGTTTTGGAGATTCTTTTCACGTGTGCTCCCAAGTGGAGTTGGGTTTGACAGGAAAATGCGTTAAGCAACTGCGCCACCTAGCTCACCCTCTTGTCTCCTCTTCCAACCGTCCAGGGAGAGCCAGGATACAATAGGATGCTGGAGAAACAGCGGGACGGAATACTATTTAAAGATGGACATGCTGTCCTTAGTTGTTAATGTGTCCACTGCAGTGATTCCTGCCCCATTTACACGTATGTCAGGATTTGTGGGAgaaagctcatttttaaaaatcttgccaGTGGTCTAGTACCTATATGCTTTAAAATGATAGATGTAGGGAGAAGTTCTATGCgcttttgcattattttctgaTAAAACGCGTTGTCATAATAGAGGCCCCTCATGCCCAACGTCTAGTGGACGCTTTACTGTCCACAGAATATTAGTACATTTCTCAGTTAATTTGTTCTGACCAAAAAGCCATTGGTATGTATCTTCGGTTTTAGAATGTGATTGGCTCCCAGACTAGCAGAATCAGCTTCATCTGGAGGAATCTAGTAAGAATGCAAATTTTGGGGCTCCACCCCAGACATACTGATTCTGAAATAGGTGGGGATAGGGAGGGTGaagaaggaactttttttttttttaaacaaatcttcTTTGAACAAATGATGGACGTTctagtttgagaaccactgcactgAGTGTGGTCAAGCAAGGGACTCAGGTACCTTCATCTATCAGGCTGGGATTCTATACAGTCAGAAGTGGTGGTGTTATTGGTTGTCTTAATTCAGTGTTACATAATTTGTCCTATTGGTACACTGAGACAAAGCCCTCCCATGTGTCTATACACGAGTCGTCTGTACTCCATGCAGATCATGTAGAATGCCTCGTGGACGAGGCCTGAGGGGATCCGTGTGAAAAACACAGGCAAAAAACCTCTGGTTTCTTGGTGTCTGTGGAAGTGGAATACCATGATTCAGTTAGTATTTTAGGTGTGTTCATGTTTCCACTGGCATAAAAATCCTTCCCAACCAATGAGTCGcgaaaaatagaaaaaccaggggtgcctggctggctcggtcggctaagtgtccgactgtggatcggtcatgatctcatggttcataggctgcgtcaggctctgtactaacagctcagagctcagcacagagcctggagcctgcttcggattctgtctctgtctctctctgcccctcccccagttcacgctctgtctctctccctctctctctcaaaaataaaaaacattcaaaaaattttaaagagttggaaaaaaaaattttaaagaaaaagaaggaaaaactgattTGAGTGGATTTGTCAATACAGTTCTAAATTTGTCAGCATTGTTCTAAAAAAAAGccagaatttaaaaaagtttatggTATTGGCTTACATTATAACCCAGAACAGCACCATATTATGCATTTTAGACTTTTGGGAAAGAGGTCACGGTTGGATTCTTTCCCTTTAGCTCTGGTGTCTCCACTGGGTGGAGAGCACTTTTCCAGTTGCCTGCATGGATGTCCTTACTTTTGAACTCTCTAGGTCCACCtttattttagtatttccttcattttcatctCCTAACCTATTCATTTTACATCTGTAATTCTACTGTCCACCCAGTTTCAGTTGGAGCTGGAATTATGTGTGTTCTCCGTTGTCTGTCAcatagctctgtcagttaagccctGAAATCATGCCTCCTCTTAGCGTCCTCACTGCTGCTGTCCTAAGATCGAGATCTTCTACTTTCTGCCAGATTATTGCAGTAGTTTCTTTACTGGTCCCCAGTTTCTGGTCTCTTCCATCTCTGATACACCTGACATCGTACTGCCTGAGTCATTCTAAAATACCATTTCATCCAGGCCTATCCCTGTCTCAGAACCTTTTCCACAATTCCCTATGAGCTACAGAATAAAGTTCAATTTCgtggatgtatgtttttatttaaataagctctgtgcccaacatggggcttgaactcccaaccccaagatTAAACGTTGCATGCCCTAcccaatgagccagccaggcacctccagaGTGAAGTTTAAAAAGCCAACGTAGCATCTGAAGTCACCCACAGTATATGTTGactcttcctgtcttccttttttgGCTCACACAGATTCCCTCCCctgaaatgtcttttcaacaTTCTGACAGCTAAGTCCTGTTTATCCTTCAAGCCTCCGCTGTCACCTCCTTTCAGCCATCCTTTTTGAATCCCAGTTCAAGTTCCTTGCTCCTCTGCAGTGTGTTCTCAACACCTGCCATTCACTTTATCACAGTCTGTCTTACATCTAATTTAGTTGTGTCTCCTTTAGATTGTAGGATTCTGGAGGGCAGGGGTTGTGCAGGACTCATTTTCAAATCATCCTGGGGCATAAGCATAATGTCTTGGACAAAGCAAACACACAATATTTGTTGTGTCCTTGACCCTGGGAAAGAAGACGCTTAAGTTTGTTGAACAGCAAACTGCATGAAATGCTTTTATGAAAACGATAGCCAACTCCTGTACATTTTCTCAAAACTGAAAGAACAGGTGTAATCTTCAACCTAAAGGATTTAGATCAGAATCCAAGAAGGAATTCCCACCATGGGTAGTGGAATTAGGGAGAGTTTTTGAAgggggcaattttttttaatgtttacttatttattttgagagagagagaccacaagcaggggagaggcagagagagagagtgagagagagaatcccaagtgggctccatgctccgcacggagcctgacgtggggctcgatctcacaaaccacaagaccaccacctgagcagaaatcaagagtgggatgcttaactgactgagccacccaggtgcccctcgaggCGGCTAAAATCTAAACAGAAATGTCTAAGCTACATGAAGATGAAACCCAATAggtaatttcttcagttttttcccTAATGCCTTGATTTTAAGTTTCTCTAAGAATGATTGTTTCATGAAACTAGACACAGAGTTTCATCTGATTATTCCCTACTTATCACCACTTAAGCTCATCATTGCTAACTGGTTTGAAAAATttttgtgtatgtctgtgtgtgtgcgagAGGGGATTCTCAGTTCCAAGAGGCAAGAAACGGAAAAAGGTGCATTTGGGAAGGCTCCCCCTTGGTCCCGCCCTCTCACCTGGAGGCAGTTTATGAGTGGGACAACTCCTTAGTTATCCTtcttcccacctctgccccaggccccaggaggaAGCACACTGTCCTTGCACTTGCGCAtagaatctttttgtttttctgttaagaCTGTGAAATCTTAGAAGGCACAGGCTACTTTACTAACCTTTGCAAAATGCCATGACCAAATaactatttgctgaatgagtaCATCAACAATTGTGGTATACCTGAAAGTCCTGGGAGTTTTCAGAAACTTCCAGTGACCTTCAGAGCCTAGCCTGGTCTCTAATCTGCAGGTCAGAAAATATGTTATAGGTCATAATCCGTAAGTGCCTACTGGATACTCAATGCTATACTTTGTGTGCTTTGGAAAAGTAAACATTGATGTTATATTGACATCCTATTCAGCTATTCCCCCTGGATCTCTGTTTCTAGGTTTTTACATCTGTGAATTTAGAATAGTAACTCTACCTACATCATAAGACCATTGTGGAGATGGCTTAGTACATACCGAGCTCCAAAAATAGCATCTGGTATACAGTAACCATGAAAAATTactactgggggcgcctgggtgcctcagtcggttaagcgtctgactttggctcaggtcatgatctcgcgggtcgtgagttcgagccccaagtcgggctcagAGTCGAGCCCcaagtctgtgctgacagcttagagcctggagcctgcttcagattctgtgtctccctctctctctgcccccccccccacctgcactctctctcttgctctctcactctcaaaaataaataaacataaaaaaaagtttaaaaaaattattgacagtCTCTACCCTTGCCAAAGTTGGGAAAGAAAAACTCCACACAAATCTAAgtagtttctctttttattcataCAAACAATACATACACAAGACTGTACATTGTTTGAAGACCGCAGTAATTTTCTAGTGTAACAACTCTGTAATAAAATTTAACTAAATGtaacatttatgaaaatataaatctctGATTGGGTAATTCTTCCCAACAATACAAAGTTTACATAAAAACATTCAATATGAGCTATCAATTGCAAACAAGGTAGGAAAAATCATTCAAGTCACTTGTTAAACTCTATTGGCTGTTACATAGAATATTCACACACTACATTTAATCCATCTAGGCATTTAATTCTTAGAAATGTGTGGCATGGCGGTCCAACTGATCATGACAGGAATAGGAATGTGTTGCCTCAGAAGGCAATTGACTCATATAATCAACTTCAGGTGATTTCTACGTGGACTGGGCCTTCTCTGGGCTACCCCCTTTCTGGCTGCTAGCTAGACCGGGAGGAATATACTGAAAAAAAGTCTTTCACCACGGAGTAGGGTGTTTATATCTGAATCCCATCTCTGTATGCTTATGtgtcaaactgctttccaaagtgaaaTGCAATGAGCTTGGATTCCCTGTGGATTAGATCACTGCTTCTCCCACTAGCCAAAAGTCAAGACATCCCTACCTTTTTTTCTCACACTGGTCCTCACCATTCCTTATATAACGACTAGAGCAGAAGCTATCACTACCTTTGTTTTGCCGTTTACAAAAACAGTATAGCAGAGAGGCTAAAGATCTGTCTAGGCATACTCGGCGAGTTCCTGGTAGAGCTGGGCTGACAGCGCATCGTTTCCTTGGCCATTATCCTGCTGACACGCGTCACTGCTGTCACTTACGAGCCAAACCAGACCCCCACTACTGACAGACACCCTTCGCACAGTCGTCCGAGGACATGCCACGTGGAGgatatggaaggaagaaaatcactTTCCCTCTTTGGAGAcgtgattattttcttttaaataagtgaagtcgtgtttaaaaagtatttgatacCATTTCACAGCTTCTGCTTTGAATGGGTGCGATTATAAAAGAGCCCCAAAGAGCCCTTGAGCAGAAAAAGGCTGACAGAGGGAGAAGCATACATAAGAGTGTGGGGAAGTAAGAAAGTGATTACAAACAGGGACAATCAGGAACTTTTGGACACCCTTAAGATTTATGGAATATTTTAGCACAAAGACAGGCATATTCAGTTGTCCCCGAGTATTTGGTCATCTATCTGCGTTTTACACAGGAAAGAGGAGGAGTAAGAATAAGGCAAATGTCATCAGTGTTTCATAAGACGGCGTGTCGAGAAAGCTTTCTTTCTGGTAGGATTTACTGCAGGGATTTAGGAACTAGTGTATGCTTCCATAGGACTAACCGAGCAGCACAGGCTTGTGTTAGTACAAGGATAGAAATGAACAGATGTCTTGACCCAATCTGTGATGCCCTCTCTGTAATTCCTCTTTACATCTGGCACAAATAGGCATTCCAAAAAGACACGAGAAGATGGCACGTCCTTATTCAATGTGTTCTCTTGCAGCCCAGGAAGTCGTTTAAAAATCGTTATGTTCCGTGACAGGGAAGCCCTTGCGTGCAACTGTCCCAGCTGTGTCTTAACGAAGACCGACTCTGCGTGTTGGGTAGCCCTAGGATAGTGGTTAACTTAGTGCTCGTGCTCAGTACAATTTGTGGCCCCCACGTTTCACGGCCTTTCCCTTGGGACACTGGGAGTACACTGGGGGCGTTTTTGTTACGTTATTTTGCACCTCTGACCTCCCATCCGCAGACTGGGTTTACACAGTTGTCAGGCTGGTAAAATGTAAGGAGAGATTAAGGCTCTGTTTACTTACGGCCACACAATCATTGACGTTCACAGCTCCCAACGATTTCTGTAGAACTAACCCCAGTCTGAGCAGTCTGTTTATAGTTCTAGCCTCTGTCATCTGAACCCGTGGTGTGGGTTCTGCGGCTGCTTCCCACAcagctgatttaaaaaatattcccctGACTTTCAGTTGATGTAGCCGATTAAACACCATTTTGAGACATTCTCGGTCAAGACTTCATTCCCGGATTAAttttgacaccccccccccccaaaaaagaagagCACATTCCAAACCAGTTCCACATTTCTGTGCCTTTGTCAAGCACGTCAACACCAGCACTTCAGTATCTGTCCTGTCTTTCAAGAAATGAGTAGTTTATCATTTGGGATACAGAAGatacttccccccccccttttgtaTGTGTATCGTTTATGTCTGCTGAGCAGGAAAAGCGCTGTGTCAGTTGTCGGGGGCATAGCTGTGGCCCCTGGATTCCAGGGCGGAGCACCCGCGGTCACAGCAGGGATTGTGTTTCTTGGAGGGTGTCGCCTCATTGGGCTCAGTGGAGTCGCTCACCGTGATGGGACTGTCTCTGGCAAAGACCTCAGTAGACTCTCTCCATAAGCAATCCACAGACACTTTGAAACAGTAACTGCTACACTTCGGCCGGGAGGCCTGTGTCGCGTTGTTGAAAATCTGCCTGCTATTTGACGTGGCGATCTTGATTTTCAGTGCAGCATCCACACGGTCGACCACTGTGTATATCCCTATACTGCCATCATCAAAACCCACTATGATGTTCAGGTGCCTCTGTGAGAGGGCGAGAAAAGTTGGTGTTTTGTAAAGGGAACAAGCACCGATAATTTTGCCGTCAGCCAGCCTCATTACAATCAAACTGGATATCACGCCGTTCTCGTCCTCTTCCTCCCCGTTTCGGAAACAAATGTATACCAGGTAGCGACCATCTCGGGACAGCCTTTGCCGCCAGATGACCCCAGAGGCGTGAACCACCCGTAACTTACCGCTGTGTAAATCCAGTACGTTGATATTGTCGTCTCCCCTGGATATAATGCCTAGCTTTCCGTTGGGAGAAATTTCGAAATCCTCCAGATTTTTCAAGAAGTTGTTGGGAAGCTGCACACGGCGACAGATCACCTCATCGGTCAGACTCCAGATATTCACGGTCTCGGCCGATGTGATAAACACAATGATGTCAGGACAGTCAGGGATCAATTTAAAACTTACAATGGTCGTGCCGTCTTCACAACAAAATTTCTTGGTGATGCTTCCGGTCCAGAGACTGACCGCCAGCACTTTGCTTTTGGTCATTCCCACCACGAAGGTATTCGCTGAGGTGATAAAGGCATTCTGCAAAGTGGTCAAAATGTTGCAGACCCTGTGGCCTGTGGCCAGTCTCCAAACCCTGGAGGCATTTTCCTCACACAGAGAGACCACAAACTGGTCATTGTGTGTAATTAGCAGCTGAGATATTCTCTGCCCGTTAATTCGGAAGAGGTTTTCGCCACTGCTGGTGTGCCAGACATACTGGCTGCTTTTATCATCTGAGGTCACCATTACATCTCCAGAGGATGTCAACACGCAGTGTTCGACTATTCCTTCATGCTTAAACACTGCTTCAAGGAACCCACTGCTGAAATTCCACTTATGGACACAATCAGAGCCATCGAGGGAATAAATGATTTCCCCTCTAGCAGGTAACACCAGGCTTTGGATGGGCTTCCCAGTCTTATCTATGTTGGACATAGCCGTGATTATATCTATATCCCAGATGGAAAGAACACCACTGGTTGATAAAGATAGCAGCATGTTGTGGTGACTAGATTTCACCAACTTGACGATGGTCCCTGAGATTTCCTGTAAGCTTGCCATACATTGTCCCGTGTCCCGCCTCCAAAAAAACACAGCTGAGGTATTTTCCATGGTCGCGATGATGCAGTCTCCATTCTTGGACAGCACAGCAGATATAAAGCGTTCATTGTGCTTAGCTCTGAACTTTTCAGCCACCTTCCACATGCCAGTATCTAAGAGCTCGATGCTGAGGGCTTTACAGATCAGAATTGCGTTTTGGTCCTCTGAAAGTTCTATGCTGACCACCTCGCTGTCTTCTCTTCTGCAGTCAAAGTCGTCAGTCAGCTGGGGACTGGAAATGTCCTCAGTATTCCAAACAGAAAGGCTTCCCTCACTATCTACCATTACCATTTCTTGAGCCGTGTCCAAGATAAGAAGAAACTTCACAAACCCACCCGAAAATTCAGATGTCACTGTACATAACTTTTCTCCACTCCCTAAATGAAATATGGTAGTGGTGTTCAGGTACTGTCCACAGAAAGCATACATGCCATCCAGAGAGCACTGGACACAGGTCACTTCGTACCAGCAGTGGAACTGATAAAGGGGCCATCCGTAGAGCAGATCGATGACAGTGACATCTTTGCTGGCTTCAAGCCACGCAAGGGCGTGGTTGACCGACAGGGTAAATCCATTGATGTAGGTGGAGCCGCTTCCGTGCTTGGTCCCTTTGATTTCCACTTCAGACAGAAGACAAGAATTCACATTGTCATAAACCAACAAGGTGTTATTTGTCGTAGCCACCACAAGATACTTCTCGTCACTGGTGAGTTTCATGCCCAGGATGACAGACTGGGCTGTGGTGATTTGCCTGAGCAGCTGACGAGTTTCCACATCCCACGTGCTGATGGAACCATTTTCTAAAGCTGCAAGGACAGTACTCGGGTTACAGGTGGGCAGAATCTCGGTGACATGCAGGTGACTAGATGACAAAGGAAGACGCTCCGGGCTATATGTCACGTCCATGGATGAATGTAACGGCACAATGGAGCAATATTTGGGCCCGTCTTTGTCACATTCTAAAAGGAGGTGTCTAAGTTTGGGCAGGGAACTCACGACAGG
Coding sequences:
- the NWD2 gene encoding NACHT and WD repeat domain-containing protein 2 isoform X2, with amino-acid sequence MILDAAIEAKLETKLLEEWYCRDENSVPAAYYLRPKSEMLQSNKNAMQPSAKANNEKTWQEISDEIKKIFKAAVKLLHEKGKMKYSQAKRYLFSAIEDEFDFALGKQTPAFLKKCVCYIRKIANIERFVKIPEMGKYMDITGAEPRIMRDAEAQEKLIKLRDEFIPTLVASSNLRVYTSVTHCDMKLGYSQEIENHYIEGLGKQFYEDMIDIIQATVQQNFDTETDTLYDEILQHASLCKTYASFYEYKCESLNIVHKYVLPSKTGHINPLVIYGGPCTGKTLLLAEVAKKAYGWLHEDTGPESDPVVVVRFLGTTDMSTDLKTLLLSVCEQLAVNYRCLVQSYPKKIHDLRDLFINLLNESSLQRPLVIIFDALEQLSEGDEARKLWWLPAHLPRFVRIVLSTLPNRHGILQKLRCLIHEEANYIELIPRDRKMCSQVLKHQLLRVKRKVTSGQQIYVNNAFSKCTLPMFVNLTFREVRHWRSHKDVDESSLCVTVHESIEQLFWSLEKKCGQKLVSRALGYITMAKMGLSEMELEDVLALDNSVMNELNENARPSNPLRVPYLYIARLKEGLSGYLIERHVKNVTLLVWANRHLQLIAQKLYLQEDSDLREMHTILADYFLGVWSGGRRKVFCLEDPYLNGCLDLDSRSLLEEEKHFMEQASFDRQAPDQPWVFQCNPLEPDIFFVNHRKMSELLHHLTRCGKTEDLLYGIIMNFSWLYTMIKIGQFDKVLSDIELAYTYSQEKELKFLASTLRGIKNKVTAFPGSLSAELQQRLLPVVSSLPKLRHLLLECDKDGPKYCSIVPLHSSMDVTYSPERLPLSSSHLHVTEILPTCNPSTVLAALENGSISTWDVETRQLLRQITTAQSVILGMKLTSDEKYLVVATTNNTLLVYDNVNSCLLSEVEIKGTKHGSGSTYINGFTLSVNHALAWLEASKDVTVIDLLYGWPLYQFHCWYEVTCVQCSLDGMYAFCGQYLNTTTIFHLGSGEKLCTVTSEFSGGFVKFLLILDTAQEMVMVDSEGSLSVWNTEDISSPQLTDDFDCRREDSEVVSIELSEDQNAILICKALSIELLDTGMWKVAEKFRAKHNERFISAVLSKNGDCIIATMENTSAVFFWRRDTGQCMASLQEISGTIVKLVKSSHHNMLLSLSTSGVLSIWDIDIITAMSNIDKTGKPIQSLVLPARGEIIYSLDGSDCVHKWNFSSGFLEAVFKHEGIVEHCVLTSSGDVMVTSDDKSSQYVWHTSSGENLFRINGQRISQLLITHNDQFVVSLCEENASRVWRLATGHRVCNILTTLQNAFITSANTFVVGMTKSKVLAVSLWTGSITKKFCCEDGTTIVSFKLIPDCPDIIVFITSAETVNIWSLTDEVICRRVQLPNNFLKNLEDFEISPNGKLGIISRGDDNINVLDLHSGKLRVVHASGVIWRQRLSRDGRYLVYICFRNGEEEDENGVISSLIVMRLADGKIIGACSLYKTPTFLALSQRHLNIIVGFDDGSIGIYTVVDRVDAALKIKIATSNSRQIFNNATQASRPKCSSYCFKVSVDCLWRESTEVFARDSPITVSDSTEPNEATPSKKHNPCCDRGCSALESRGHSYAPDN